From one Mycobacterium sp. JS623 genomic stretch:
- a CDS encoding TetR/AcrR family transcriptional regulator: MTRWPSDDKPGKIRDAALAEFAARGVEATSLREVAARAGVSVGLIQHYFGTKGDLVDAVNWHVTDLLRQALASGPEPVTVDDFGEQVMQLLTKHTVVADYLARALVDDTPFGAAIFDTLIEMGIARWRHRADVGQTVEDLDVPWAAMNTVVLVIGTVLLRPHIERQLAGPLLCPDQLARWGAAVNGLMSRGYLHSYPAGGSGGGGLEQEGGYPAGVGPANGVHAVPVGARKARTSSTARTPLVPPEKNR, from the coding sequence ATGACGCGCTGGCCATCGGATGACAAGCCCGGGAAGATCCGGGATGCCGCGCTGGCGGAATTTGCCGCGCGAGGCGTTGAAGCCACCTCCCTTCGGGAGGTGGCGGCGAGGGCCGGCGTGTCCGTCGGATTGATCCAGCACTACTTCGGCACCAAGGGCGACTTGGTTGACGCGGTCAATTGGCACGTGACCGATCTGCTGCGCCAGGCGCTTGCCTCCGGGCCCGAACCGGTGACGGTCGACGATTTCGGCGAGCAGGTGATGCAGCTCTTGACCAAGCACACCGTCGTGGCGGACTACCTCGCTCGCGCGTTGGTGGACGACACTCCGTTCGGGGCCGCGATCTTCGACACGTTGATCGAAATGGGAATCGCGCGGTGGCGCCATCGCGCCGATGTCGGGCAAACCGTCGAAGACTTGGACGTTCCGTGGGCGGCGATGAACACGGTCGTGCTCGTCATCGGCACCGTGTTGTTGCGTCCGCACATCGAGCGCCAGCTGGCCGGCCCGTTGCTGTGCCCTGACCAATTGGCCCGGTGGGGTGCCGCGGTTAACGGTCTGATGAGCAGGGGATATCTGCACTCTTACCCAGCGGGCGGGTCCGGCGGTGGCGGGTTGGAGCAGGAGGGCGGCTATCCAGCAGGCGTCGGGCCCGCCAATGGGGTGCATGCGGTGCCGGTGGGCGCGCGCAAAGCCCGCACCTCTTCTACGGCCCGAACGCCTCTTGTGCCGCCGGAGAAGAATCGGTAG
- a CDS encoding phosphoribosyltransferase, which produces MTERESDEVLRHDIAVALSRVAYFHNIAAQGPGVCPVCHGPAPGQGLCSTCLTTQANLHGATCDSTFFLAYADGWHPDAWSQSAHTMRQYKAVHAPQQCVDDVHMLTFTATWVHDPCIRAAEQGQEWDVATYVPSKRTGLHPVTGVALNIARIAAQNTDDGTPSRTKRVSIACGPVHAPRVANVDRFTVPDAVRPAIEGKRVLLVDDTWTSGTSIQSAAAALKAGGAASVTGLCVARWLSWRWEPDVPLLQNVTAAPYDPFHCFAGTHQCRLRANL; this is translated from the coding sequence GTGACCGAGCGCGAGTCCGACGAGGTCCTGCGCCACGACATCGCCGTCGCACTCAGCCGAGTCGCCTACTTCCACAACATCGCCGCCCAAGGCCCGGGCGTCTGCCCGGTCTGCCACGGCCCCGCGCCCGGCCAGGGGCTGTGCTCAACCTGCCTCACGACACAGGCGAACCTCCATGGCGCGACGTGTGACAGCACCTTCTTCCTCGCCTACGCCGACGGTTGGCACCCCGACGCGTGGTCCCAGAGCGCGCACACGATGCGCCAGTACAAGGCAGTCCATGCGCCGCAACAGTGCGTCGACGACGTCCACATGCTCACCTTCACCGCCACCTGGGTCCACGACCCCTGCATCCGCGCCGCCGAGCAGGGCCAGGAGTGGGACGTCGCCACCTACGTGCCCTCGAAACGAACTGGCCTGCATCCCGTCACCGGCGTCGCGCTCAACATCGCCCGCATCGCTGCCCAGAACACCGACGATGGCACACCCTCGCGGACCAAGCGGGTGTCCATCGCCTGCGGCCCCGTCCACGCACCCCGCGTCGCGAACGTCGACCGCTTCACCGTGCCCGACGCCGTGCGGCCGGCCATCGAAGGCAAACGGGTGCTGCTCGTCGACGACACCTGGACCTCGGGCACCTCGATACAGTCCGCTGCTGCCGCCCTCAAGGCTGGAGGCGCGGCCTCCGTCACCGGACTATGCGTGGCGCGGTGGCTGAGCTGGCGCTGGGAACCCGACGTGCCGCTACTCCAGAACGTCACCGCCGCGCCGTACGACCCGTTCCACTGCTTCGCGGGCACTCATCAGTGCCGGCTCCGCGCCAACCTTTGA
- a CDS encoding DNA processing protein DprA, whose translation MRYPAAATVVALMRDLPETLKLADLGETLLDAGSADALWDAHVGATLIAVPGTEPDRDTAARDVEHWHARGWGVYTVLDEQYPDRVRAARRPPAVLMTQGSLVADDYGVAIVGSRKASTAALGFAADVARGLVDHEVTVVSGLAEGIDTAAMTAAINLGGRVVGVIGTGIDHAYPAPNTELQATIAERGLIVTQFLPGFRGARWAFPARNKTMSAYARATVIAEATEQSGTKHQALEAVAHGRRLVLHRTVAEGTTWGRALADRPDVFVVDNAGEAIGQLEHIAAAEQSVRNRLVAAQSSIDW comes from the coding sequence GTGAGATATCCGGCGGCCGCCACCGTCGTCGCTTTGATGCGCGATCTGCCCGAGACGTTGAAGCTCGCCGACCTCGGCGAAACACTCCTCGACGCCGGCTCCGCTGACGCTCTGTGGGACGCACACGTCGGCGCCACGTTGATCGCCGTGCCCGGGACCGAACCCGACCGCGACACCGCTGCCCGCGACGTCGAGCACTGGCACGCCCGCGGCTGGGGCGTCTACACGGTCCTCGACGAGCAGTATCCCGATCGGGTCCGGGCCGCCCGCCGCCCACCAGCAGTACTGATGACCCAAGGCAGTCTCGTCGCTGATGACTACGGGGTCGCGATCGTCGGTTCCCGCAAGGCCTCGACGGCCGCCCTGGGCTTCGCCGCCGACGTCGCGCGCGGCCTGGTCGACCACGAGGTCACTGTGGTGTCCGGCCTCGCCGAAGGCATCGACACGGCGGCGATGACCGCAGCGATCAACCTCGGTGGTCGCGTCGTCGGGGTTATCGGCACCGGCATCGACCACGCCTATCCGGCGCCGAACACCGAGCTACAGGCCACGATCGCCGAACGCGGACTGATTGTGACTCAGTTTCTCCCAGGCTTCCGCGGAGCCCGGTGGGCTTTCCCCGCCCGGAACAAGACGATGAGCGCCTACGCGCGGGCGACGGTCATCGCAGAAGCCACCGAGCAGTCCGGGACCAAGCATCAAGCCCTCGAGGCCGTCGCCCACGGGCGCCGCCTCGTTCTGCACCGCACCGTCGCCGAAGGCACCACCTGGGGTCGAGCCCTGGCCGACCGGCCCGACGTGTTCGTGGTCGACAACGCCGGCGAGGCCATCGGTCAGCTGGAGCACATCGCAGCCGCCGAGCAGTCGGTCCGCAACCGCCTCGTGGCCGCTCAGTCGAGCATTGACTGGTGA
- a CDS encoding RES family NAD+ phosphorylase, producing the protein MLPDPPPADEMRALGIRAGETRIVAVDELWWRVHKTAGGHVLAWNSLRTFGPLLRFDPHRLPRGEDPGRGVWYGASTPDAALAEAFQVDRTIDRGLNGPYLTALSFTRPLTVLDVAADSHGAWATRAGGTYAMSTGLHAVTQSWARAIVDAHPDIDGLRYNSRFAGAPCLALFAPAADAMPVRPQLSLPLTHPNLAARIAGAASRLGYGVA; encoded by the coding sequence ATGCTGCCGGACCCGCCGCCCGCGGACGAGATGCGCGCGCTGGGCATTCGGGCCGGAGAAACCCGCATCGTCGCCGTCGACGAACTGTGGTGGCGTGTGCACAAGACCGCCGGCGGTCACGTGCTGGCGTGGAACTCCTTGCGCACGTTCGGTCCGCTGCTGCGTTTCGACCCGCATCGCCTCCCCCGAGGCGAGGACCCGGGCCGCGGTGTCTGGTACGGCGCATCCACACCGGACGCGGCCCTGGCCGAGGCCTTCCAGGTCGACCGCACCATAGACCGCGGGCTCAACGGCCCGTACCTGACTGCGCTGTCCTTCACGCGGCCGCTCACGGTCCTCGACGTCGCCGCCGACAGCCACGGCGCCTGGGCCACCCGAGCCGGCGGCACCTACGCCATGTCCACCGGCCTGCATGCCGTCACCCAGTCGTGGGCTCGCGCGATCGTCGACGCCCACCCCGACATCGACGGCCTCAGATACAACAGTCGGTTCGCCGGTGCTCCGTGCTTAGCGCTGTTCGCGCCGGCAGCCGACGCGATGCCCGTCCGGCCGCAACTCTCCCTGCCGCTGACCCATCCCAACTTGGCGGCCCGCATTGCAGGTGCAGCGAGCCGGTTGGGCTACGGCGTGGCGTGA
- a CDS encoding C40 family peptidase, producing the protein MTEGNVTLNPAEAAGVFGGTAEKLGGINGAPLPADGGVRSGFSTATGTMTTDFGQNVSKGAAQSSTGAQASSAMGDTDEASGNRVRGGPDAQDPLKGGGRGGTGDALRGAGAPRLTAADLAKAGASPYQSSMPMNQTASSILPSLTQAAQSIPSALSSPLQGLQGLSGLTAPFQQMLSGPGGNQVLDNMLAKANASNGFDGGPASLALGSASGADGTKLNAIAKNVLGIPYAWGGGSMTGPTQGISDGGGPADRAGDYRKVGFDCSGLSRFVTGQMFGVEIPRTSEAQFAAGVPVGGSQARPGDLVFPASAGRPPGHVQVYLGGGQVLEAPSSGQTVKVSALSSGAEFRRFHS; encoded by the coding sequence ATGACCGAAGGCAACGTCACGCTGAACCCGGCCGAGGCGGCCGGCGTCTTTGGCGGCACCGCCGAGAAACTGGGCGGCATCAATGGTGCACCGCTGCCCGCTGACGGTGGGGTCCGTTCGGGCTTCTCGACCGCGACCGGCACGATGACGACCGATTTCGGTCAGAACGTCAGCAAAGGCGCTGCGCAATCCAGCACCGGCGCCCAGGCGTCGTCCGCGATGGGTGACACCGATGAGGCCAGCGGAAACCGGGTACGCGGCGGCCCCGACGCGCAGGACCCGCTCAAGGGCGGCGGCCGCGGCGGAACGGGCGATGCTCTGCGGGGCGCTGGCGCACCCAGGCTGACCGCCGCCGATCTAGCCAAGGCCGGCGCGTCTCCGTACCAGTCGTCTATGCCAATGAACCAGACCGCGTCGAGCATCCTCCCGAGCCTGACTCAGGCCGCTCAATCCATCCCGAGCGCGCTGTCCTCACCACTGCAAGGGTTGCAGGGACTGTCAGGTTTGACGGCGCCGTTCCAACAGATGCTCAGCGGGCCGGGCGGCAACCAGGTTCTGGACAACATGTTGGCCAAGGCCAACGCCTCCAATGGTTTTGACGGCGGCCCAGCCAGTTTGGCGTTGGGAAGTGCCAGTGGCGCGGACGGGACGAAGCTTAACGCGATCGCCAAGAACGTTCTGGGCATTCCCTACGCCTGGGGTGGCGGCTCGATGACCGGTCCGACGCAAGGCATCTCCGACGGAGGTGGCCCTGCTGACCGCGCCGGCGATTACCGCAAGGTCGGCTTCGATTGCTCTGGTCTGTCACGCTTCGTCACTGGGCAAATGTTCGGTGTAGAGATCCCGCGGACATCTGAGGCTCAATTCGCGGCCGGTGTGCCGGTCGGCGGCAGTCAAGCGCGGCCGGGTGACCTGGTGTTTCCCGCCTCCGCAGGGCGTCCGCCGGGCCACGTTCAGGTGTATCTCGGCGGGGGTCAGGTGCTTGAGGCTCCGTCGAGCGGGCAAACGGTTAAGGTGAGTGCGTTGTCGTCGGGAGCGGAGTTCCGTCGGTTCCATTCGTAG
- a CDS encoding response regulator transcription factor, whose protein sequence is MVNAVGPWRVGYVEDHESTARGLRSMVEEAPDLMWAGTAPTVDELLALSGDFDVVVLDLSLPDNSTPERNVARLDALGIPTLVYTGAERFDLLRSAARAGVLGTIKKEAKAAALQEAIRQVAQRQEVVDKQWAVALDGDPELGLAQLSAREQEVLALIGDGLTWSMIAKELHISSETVKSVVGKIRRKYASIGRPADNAALLSRRAMEDGYTSPDYGRPPAQ, encoded by the coding sequence GTGGTGAATGCCGTGGGCCCGTGGCGGGTGGGTTACGTCGAAGACCATGAGAGCACTGCGAGGGGGCTGCGGTCCATGGTCGAGGAGGCTCCCGATCTCATGTGGGCCGGGACAGCGCCGACGGTGGATGAGCTGTTGGCGTTGTCGGGCGACTTCGATGTCGTAGTGCTCGATCTCTCGCTGCCCGACAACTCCACCCCCGAACGCAACGTCGCGCGCCTGGATGCCCTTGGCATTCCCACCCTCGTCTACACCGGCGCCGAGAGGTTCGACCTGCTGCGGTCAGCAGCTCGTGCCGGTGTGCTGGGCACCATCAAGAAGGAGGCCAAGGCGGCCGCGCTGCAGGAGGCCATCCGGCAGGTGGCGCAGCGCCAGGAGGTCGTCGACAAGCAGTGGGCGGTGGCTCTCGACGGTGACCCGGAGCTGGGGCTCGCGCAGCTGAGCGCGCGAGAGCAGGAAGTGTTGGCTTTGATCGGCGACGGTCTGACGTGGTCGATGATCGCCAAGGAGCTTCACATCTCCTCGGAGACGGTGAAGAGTGTCGTGGGAAAGATCCGGCGCAAGTACGCCTCGATCGGCCGTCCCGCCGACAACGCCGCCCTGCTGTCGCGGCGGGCGATGGAGGACGGTTACACCTCCCCGGACTACGGTCGCCCACCAGCTCAGTGA
- a CDS encoding type II toxin-antitoxin system Phd/YefM family antitoxin gives MLVDTNDLVSATEFNRNTGRYTNRAAEGRRVVIMKDQKIVAALIGVHDLNRLDALDTTSKLGFDDIPDMNDDQGADDTSAEAKAVMPIGVTVGGEPALINPHEDLLVVGRGATELMGVFVTQAGELTEPQQFVIGSGSPTFLLPSSRPEATPPAILDVSVDTSMSAQQRLATQISGELQRRTALLRDHSVNTVEQYRQLDTGSAPLPTLTVALDTADTYLGGPLGEVVSQIVRTGHDLGVNVWLFSNAALFAQAMQLAAISQRLALHLPTAAQSREVIGSDAAAHLKPRQAVLRNIDQTLTPVVTPPATPPLTPATPTAPTAEQWPGLPQPTSINSIVEMWTAGAPDDGPALPLGFVDDAANHRHTLFSLSLIKGGHTTVIADPGQAQNFVQTLLATAALIDPVNLQFHYLGTRVPGRTPAVNSHTYEDLKHGESSAAVQSVATALTQAAEASPRAVCLIVNLQELTRAEKVGDSFMVKTFIADLLDDESTRHVHVVLLSNDTMRLDMQLAPTRRRQAATSIFYAGTDPTSIGRDIRDKVRQLPEYGPDAEYHAIAIQRPDPTRKYDGVYVVLARPDGSQ, from the coding sequence ATGTTGGTCGATACGAACGATCTTGTCTCTGCGACGGAGTTCAACCGCAACACCGGCCGGTACACCAACCGCGCCGCCGAAGGCCGCCGCGTCGTGATCATGAAAGACCAGAAGATCGTCGCCGCGCTGATTGGTGTCCACGACCTGAACCGGCTCGACGCCCTCGACACCACCTCCAAGCTCGGCTTCGACGACATCCCCGACATGAACGACGACCAGGGGGCAGATGACACCTCAGCGGAGGCGAAAGCGGTGATGCCGATCGGCGTCACCGTGGGCGGCGAGCCCGCCCTCATCAACCCCCACGAGGACCTTCTCGTCGTCGGCCGCGGCGCAACCGAACTCATGGGCGTCTTCGTGACGCAAGCGGGTGAACTGACCGAGCCGCAGCAGTTCGTGATCGGATCCGGCAGCCCCACCTTCCTTCTGCCGAGCAGCCGACCAGAGGCCACGCCGCCGGCAATCCTGGACGTATCCGTCGACACGAGCATGTCCGCGCAGCAGCGCCTCGCCACGCAGATCTCAGGCGAGTTGCAACGGCGCACAGCATTGCTGCGTGACCACTCGGTGAACACCGTCGAGCAGTACCGACAACTCGACACCGGATCCGCACCACTACCGACGTTGACCGTCGCCCTCGACACCGCCGATACCTATCTCGGCGGCCCGCTGGGTGAGGTCGTCTCCCAAATCGTCCGCACAGGACACGATCTCGGCGTCAACGTGTGGCTGTTCAGCAATGCAGCGCTCTTTGCCCAGGCGATGCAGTTGGCCGCGATTTCTCAGCGCCTTGCCCTACACCTTCCCACGGCCGCTCAGTCACGCGAAGTGATCGGAAGTGACGCCGCGGCCCACCTCAAGCCACGCCAAGCGGTTCTGCGGAACATTGATCAAACGCTCACACCCGTCGTCACCCCGCCCGCGACGCCACCACTCACCCCCGCCACCCCCACCGCGCCGACGGCTGAGCAATGGCCGGGCTTGCCGCAACCAACATCCATCAACTCAATCGTCGAGATGTGGACCGCGGGAGCACCCGACGACGGACCCGCACTGCCGCTGGGCTTCGTCGACGACGCCGCCAATCACCGCCATACCCTGTTCTCGCTCTCACTGATCAAGGGTGGCCACACCACTGTGATCGCAGATCCTGGACAGGCTCAGAATTTCGTACAGACCCTGCTCGCCACCGCTGCACTCATCGACCCGGTCAATCTGCAGTTCCACTACCTCGGCACCCGGGTACCTGGCAGGACACCCGCCGTGAACAGCCACACCTACGAGGACCTGAAGCACGGGGAAAGCAGTGCCGCCGTTCAATCCGTCGCCACGGCGCTCACGCAGGCAGCCGAAGCCTCGCCGCGGGCCGTCTGCCTCATCGTCAACCTCCAGGAACTCACCAGGGCTGAGAAGGTCGGTGATTCCTTCATGGTCAAGACGTTCATTGCGGACCTGTTGGACGACGAGTCGACCCGACATGTACATGTCGTCCTGCTGTCCAACGACACTATGCGATTGGACATGCAACTCGCGCCCACCCGCAGGCGCCAAGCAGCCACTTCCATCTTCTACGCCGGCACCGACCCGACCTCCATCGGGCGCGACATCCGCGACAAGGTCCGCCAACTCCCCGAGTATGGCCCGGACGCGGAATACCACGCCATCGCGATCCAACGCCCAGACCCCACCAGGAAATACGACGGGGTGTACGTCGTCCTCGCCCGACCCGACGGGTCCCAGTAA
- a CDS encoding MerR family transcriptional regulator: MSDQLSFEDVDAEVFDAASGDDDTRGWRGPAACTVVGITYRQLDYWARTDLVRPSIATAAGSGSIRLYSFRDLLVLRVVKRLLDAGISLANIRTAVEALRNRGVTDLSGLTLVSDGVGIYECSSANDVVDLLAGGQGVFGIAVGASLPGLREDLRHVPSEAVTEQSQPHAHDELAKRRNRVA, translated from the coding sequence ATGTCAGACCAACTGAGCTTCGAGGACGTCGACGCAGAAGTGTTCGACGCCGCATCCGGCGACGACGACACTCGGGGATGGCGAGGACCGGCCGCGTGCACGGTAGTCGGCATCACTTACCGGCAACTCGACTACTGGGCACGTACTGACCTGGTCCGACCGTCCATCGCCACCGCTGCGGGATCCGGAAGCATTCGCCTGTACAGCTTCCGCGACCTGCTCGTTCTGCGGGTCGTGAAGCGTCTGCTGGATGCAGGGATATCGCTGGCCAACATTCGTACCGCTGTGGAAGCGCTGCGCAACCGCGGAGTCACCGACCTGTCTGGGCTGACCCTTGTGTCCGACGGCGTCGGCATCTACGAATGCAGCAGCGCCAACGACGTCGTCGACCTACTCGCCGGTGGCCAGGGCGTCTTTGGCATAGCCGTCGGGGCCTCGCTTCCCGGCCTGCGGGAGGACCTCCGCCATGTCCCGTCAGAAGCCGTCACCGAGCAAAGTCAACCGCACGCTCACGATGAGCTCGCCAAGCGGCGCAACCGCGTCGCCTAA
- a CDS encoding transglycosylase domain-containing protein codes for MIFCLFSKVAKCVAVVVVTSALLSVAFRWVTPPMTAFMLADRGSPQYQFVSNDHISRRFLAAVLVHEDINLGPRTGPFDLAAFIGRARAHLGGQEDPGGSTIPQQLVKNIFLWRGGGAFRKAIEAALATEFAFSISDARLLELYVNYAQFGAGLYGVCAASWYYFDQPPSMLDDDQSAQLVGLLPLPDLVQRQIGGGIYLGPDANPKAVDLINGSKNVWLPTELANNGGWQAVVRTVGITDTAADHAGDVDDDSCSSMPEDVSQRLQQEDPTYIPPSDPGATVVTGSRGCQRRTHPPRKAGTARSVRPRARGTRRCDAGGPAFVGATRQEDVGLADPGPDQDSERVSRTRP; via the coding sequence ATGATCTTCTGTTTGTTCTCCAAGGTCGCTAAATGTGTTGCCGTCGTGGTGGTTACGTCGGCGTTGCTCTCCGTGGCGTTTCGCTGGGTGACGCCCCCCATGACGGCGTTCATGCTCGCCGACCGTGGGTCACCGCAGTACCAGTTCGTGTCCAATGACCACATCAGTCGCCGCTTCCTGGCCGCGGTGCTCGTCCACGAAGACATCAACCTGGGCCCGCGCACCGGACCGTTCGACCTGGCGGCGTTCATCGGCCGGGCCCGCGCCCACCTGGGCGGTCAGGAAGATCCCGGAGGCTCGACCATCCCGCAGCAGTTGGTCAAGAACATCTTCCTGTGGCGTGGCGGAGGAGCGTTCCGTAAGGCCATAGAGGCCGCCTTAGCGACGGAATTCGCCTTCAGCATTTCCGACGCCAGACTCCTGGAGCTCTACGTCAACTACGCGCAGTTCGGCGCCGGGCTCTACGGTGTCTGCGCCGCGAGCTGGTACTACTTCGATCAACCGCCGTCGATGCTCGACGACGACCAGTCCGCGCAACTCGTCGGGTTGCTTCCGCTGCCGGATCTCGTCCAACGTCAGATCGGCGGCGGCATCTATCTCGGCCCGGATGCCAACCCCAAAGCGGTCGACCTGATCAACGGCTCCAAGAATGTCTGGCTACCAACCGAACTGGCCAACAACGGCGGATGGCAAGCCGTAGTCAGAACCGTCGGCATCACCGACACCGCAGCGGATCACGCCGGCGACGTCGATGACGATTCATGCTCATCGATGCCCGAAGACGTCTCGCAGCGTCTACAGCAGGAAGACCCGACGTACATTCCGCCGTCTGATCCTGGCGCCACCGTGGTGACTGGGAGCAGGGGCTGCCAACGTCGTACCCACCCGCCGCGGAAGGCCGGCACGGCGCGCTCAGTACGCCCCAGGGCGCGCGGCACACGACGGTGTGACGCCGGCGGCCCTGCTTTCGTCGGCGCGACGCGGCAGGAAGACGTCGGCCTTGCTGACCCCGGACCGGATCAAGATTCTGAGCGCGTCTCGCGGACGAGGCCCTGA
- a CDS encoding sensor histidine kinase: MAEFIGYGYVAYFVIVMVEIYLDATPTVPTWWTPLALAIVFVPGWAMLASSFSTRTTKFTIGVLPVCCAVGYLLAVGSWFPVWTGEHSATSTGTWLVTFPGLAALALVVTPRPWAALAHLAVALPVVQIANAKARSTQYGQLLVTDIAWGVAFSALFVLAGLMAVRTGAELDKSYVSLLRLTAESAGQREREVQRKIYGRLIHDRVLAVMREARRANVDPTVGKDARRTLRNWEGLADERSSVQPIGPADVLDRLHEELSTAHPALTLTVEGDLNPQRPLTVPMRVGAAFADATGEAIRNARRHGGQAVTVTVTARVDRFPVVVTVVDDGPGFDLTTIAATALGLTNSIAGLMSDVGGHARIVSAPGAGTTIELRWPR; the protein is encoded by the coding sequence TTGGCGGAGTTCATCGGATATGGCTATGTCGCCTACTTCGTGATCGTGATGGTCGAGATCTACCTCGACGCGACACCCACTGTCCCTACGTGGTGGACACCGTTGGCGTTGGCGATCGTGTTCGTCCCCGGATGGGCCATGCTGGCCAGCAGCTTCTCCACTCGCACCACGAAGTTCACGATCGGGGTGCTGCCTGTGTGCTGCGCGGTGGGGTATCTCCTGGCCGTCGGCAGCTGGTTCCCGGTGTGGACCGGCGAACACTCGGCCACCAGCACCGGCACGTGGCTGGTGACCTTCCCCGGCCTGGCGGCGCTGGCCCTGGTCGTGACGCCGCGCCCGTGGGCCGCGCTGGCCCACTTGGCCGTCGCGCTTCCCGTCGTGCAGATCGCCAACGCCAAGGCGCGCTCAACCCAGTACGGGCAACTGCTCGTCACCGACATCGCCTGGGGGGTCGCCTTTAGCGCGCTGTTCGTTCTGGCCGGTCTGATGGCCGTGCGCACTGGGGCCGAACTCGACAAGTCCTATGTCAGCCTTCTGCGTCTGACCGCGGAGTCGGCGGGTCAGCGTGAGCGAGAAGTTCAGCGCAAGATCTACGGTCGGTTGATCCATGACAGGGTGTTGGCGGTGATGCGTGAGGCGCGTCGCGCCAACGTCGACCCGACCGTCGGCAAGGATGCTCGCCGAACGCTGCGCAATTGGGAGGGGTTGGCCGACGAGCGGTCGTCGGTTCAGCCCATCGGGCCCGCGGACGTGCTGGACCGGCTTCACGAGGAGCTCAGCACGGCGCACCCAGCGCTGACGCTCACCGTTGAGGGCGATCTGAACCCGCAGCGCCCGTTGACGGTGCCGATGCGTGTCGGTGCGGCTTTCGCCGACGCCACCGGTGAAGCGATCCGCAATGCGCGCCGCCACGGCGGACAAGCGGTCACCGTCACCGTGACCGCGCGGGTGGACAGGTTTCCCGTCGTGGTCACCGTCGTCGACGACGGCCCGGGATTCGATCTGACGACGATTGCCGCGACGGCACTGGGGTTGACCAACAGCATCGCCGGGCTGATGTCTGACGTCGGCGGTCATGCTCGCATCGTGTCCGCCCCCGGGGCCGGGACCACCATCGAACTGCGTTGGCCCCGATGA
- a CDS encoding putative toxin-antitoxin system toxin component, PIN family — protein sequence MLRVVGDTNVLVSAAIGSRHGASAKLLAAAKRHDITLLACNALIDEVTEVLARPHLRARISEQDAQAFVDGVILLAEWVQDRPESQIPQVCADADDNFLVALYQDGDAAMLVSGDKKVRQISYPNVHVYSPLDAINTLTRQHDSDDGFLPGRAEDFYLHVDAEGIRPLVTLYAYLHKQLMFGSPSELSSILPNLIVPERLPLFRSNIDAMRALLDNRSLYSRPSYAAPDVCHLRLPPNTGELVRSTRDIVLPEDTIFLTALRCPDLEDPPWLAVDHWRVFHIDLDPVPPSAIGARSPR from the coding sequence GTGCTCCGCGTCGTCGGCGACACCAACGTCCTGGTCTCGGCCGCGATCGGCTCCCGACACGGTGCATCCGCCAAACTCCTGGCAGCGGCCAAACGCCACGACATCACGCTCCTGGCGTGCAACGCTCTCATCGACGAAGTGACCGAAGTCCTGGCACGGCCCCACCTGCGGGCCAGAATCTCCGAACAGGATGCGCAAGCGTTCGTCGACGGGGTGATCCTGCTCGCCGAGTGGGTGCAGGACCGACCGGAGTCCCAGATCCCGCAGGTGTGCGCCGATGCCGACGACAACTTCCTCGTCGCCCTCTACCAAGACGGCGACGCCGCCATGCTCGTCAGCGGTGACAAGAAGGTCCGGCAAATCAGCTACCCGAACGTGCACGTCTATTCACCTCTCGACGCGATCAACACCCTCACCCGCCAACATGATTCGGATGACGGCTTTCTCCCCGGCAGGGCCGAGGACTTCTACCTGCACGTCGATGCCGAAGGCATCCGACCTCTCGTCACCCTCTACGCCTACCTGCACAAGCAGCTGATGTTCGGCAGTCCTTCCGAGCTGTCCAGCATATTGCCCAACCTGATCGTTCCCGAACGACTTCCGTTGTTCCGCAGCAACATTGACGCGATGCGCGCACTGCTCGACAACCGCAGCCTCTACTCACGGCCCTCCTACGCGGCGCCCGACGTCTGCCACCTCCGGCTGCCACCGAATACCGGGGAACTCGTCCGCTCCACTCGCGACATCGTGCTGCCCGAGGACACCATCTTCCTCACCGCGCTCCGCTGCCCAGATCTCGAGGACCCGCCATGGCTGGCGGTCGACCACTGGCGCGTCTTCCACATCGACCTCGACCCTGTTCCACCATCGGCCATCGGAGCCCGCTCACCGCGCTAG